In one Calonectris borealis chromosome 23, bCalBor7.hap1.2, whole genome shotgun sequence genomic region, the following are encoded:
- the ARHGEF16 gene encoding rho guanine nucleotide exchange factor 16, whose amino-acid sequence MSRSPSGSSVDDETFLLEYRCHPVRPEPPSPTSPPGKLSSAMAPDATSLSAMGSSTSAEPRRIVLSTDSPAALKVGTQQLIPKSLAVSTKTKNNPSRHQSFGAAGSSREPLGPDPKPASVPSLSLEAEVEDDGGGTLKRNLRNMSYRVAMKGLGAELEPASTVPLLKPLEEGSALPAHSPGRNKRTFGRKRMQKRGGSFKDQPRLYQEIRERGLNSVSHESDEDLLEGSLPEELSPPDAAIVVQSYRPAQATWSQLPEVLEAGILQKISPEERKRQEAMFEIITSEYSYMHSLSVLVCHFMRSEALKETMTQTEHHHLFSNISDILTVSTSFFEDLEKRHQENLLIPDISDIVEEHASNHFSPYVSYCSNEVYQQRTLQKLLTTNPLFKETLKQIERKPECGGLPMISFLILPMQRVTRLPLLLDTVCQKTKACTAAYGAATRALKAISKLVKNCNEGARAMERTEQMYTLQKQLEFGKRKPFPLISASRWLLKRGELHLLLPEEAGIFRRGTGRLCYLFLFNDVLIVTKKKSEESYTVMNYATLDQITVEKMENAEPPSPPPGKTGSGGTARGAAGRHLLRVVMEKDSEGRREEIVLSAERLSDRARWIAALMHRDKEKPDTTPKGDLSQVEITHAYLAKQADEISLQQADVVLVLGGEDAVEELKFFISAKLEEMGSQKRDTSCMKTGRKQTVLRNMNRKKNLDIKNRGTGLLRSHAQTNGLLQAAARSRRAAAQVFTL is encoded by the exons ATGTCTCGGAGCCCCTCTGGCAGCTCTGTGGACGATGAGACCTTTCTCCTGGAGTACCGATGCCACCCCGTGCGGCCGGAGCCCCCCAGCCCGACCTCCCCACCGGGGAAGCTTAGCTCTGCCATGGCGCCCGATGCCACCTCGCTCTCGGCCATGGGCTCTTCCACCTCGGCCGAGCCCCGCCGCATCGTCCTCAGCACGGACAGCCCGGCCGCGCTGAAGGTGGGAACCCAGCAGCTGATCCCCAAGAGCTTGGCTGTCTCCACCAAGACCAAGAACAACCCCTCCCGGCACCAGAGCTTCGGGGCAGCTGGGTCGAGCCGGGAGCCCCTGGGCCCTGACCCGAAGCCGGCGTCCGTCCCCAGCCTCTCGCTGGAGGCGGAGGTGGAGGATGACGGTGGGGGGACCCTCAAGCGCAACCTGAGGAACATGTCCTACCGCGTGGCCATGAAGGGCCTGGGCGCGGAGCTGGAGCCGGCGAGCACCGTCCCCTTGCTGAAACCCTTGGAGGAGGGCAGCGCCCTGCCTGCCCACAGCCCCGGCAGGAACAAG AGAACCTTTGGGCGGAAGCGGATGCAGAAACGTGGCGGCTCGTTCAAGGACC agccccgGCTGTATCAGGAAATCCGTGAGAGAGGTCTGAACTCTGTCAGCCATGAGTCAGATGAGGATTTGCTGGAGGGATCCCTCCCAGAAGAGCTATCCCCTCCGGATGCCGCTATCGTGGTGCAGAGCTATCGCCCGGCGCAGGCGACCTGGAGCCAGCTCCCGGAG GTGCTGGAAGCGGGCATCCTGCAAAAGATATCCCCCGAGGAGCGCAAACGGCAGGAG GCAATGTTTGAGATCATCACTTCTGAGTACTCCTACATGCACAGCCTGAGCGTCCTGGTGTGCCACTTCATGAGGTCGGAGGCGCTGAAGGAGACCATGACTCAGACGGAGCACCACCACCTCTTCTCCAACATCAGCGACATCCTGACGGTCAGCACGAG CTTCTTTGAAGACTTAGAGAAGCGACACCAGGAAAACCTCCTAATTCCTGACATCAGTGACATAGTGGAAGAACACGCCTCGAACCACTTCAGTCCTTACGTCAGCTACTGCTCCAACGAAGTCTACCAGCAGAGGACACTTCAGAAGCTGCT AACCACAAACCCCTTATTTAAAGAGACCTTGAAACAAATTGAAAGGAAACCAGAATGTGGAGGCCTGCCAATGATATCATTTCTCATTCTCCCTATGCAGAGGGTAACACGGCTTCCTCTGCTGTTAGAT ACTGTCTgtcaaaaaacaaaagcatgcacTGCAGCGTATGGAGCTGCCACCAGAGCTCTGAAAGCCATCAGCAAG ctggTTAAGAACTGCAACGAGGGAGCTCGTGCTATGGAGAGGACAGAGCAGATGTACACCCTGCAGAAACAGCTGGAATTTGGAAAAAGGAAG CCTTTCCCGCTGATTTCCGCTTCCCGCTGGCTGCTGAAGCGGGGGGAGCTGCACCTGCTGCTGCCGGAAGAGGCGGGCATCTTCCGCCGGGGCACCGGCAGGCTCTGCTACCTCTTCTTGTTCAACGACGTCCTGATCGTAACCAAGAAGAAGAG CGAGGAGAGCTACACCGTCATGAACTACGCCACGCTGGACCAGATCACGGTGGAGAAGATGGAGAACGCGGAGCCGCCTTCCCCTCCTCCCGGCAAGACGGGGAGTGGTGGCACGGCCCGCGGCGCGGCCGGCAGGCACCTGCTCCGGgtggtgatggagaaggacagcGAGGGCAGGCGGGAGGAGATCGTGCTCTCGGCAGAGAGGCT GAGCGACCGGGCCCGGTGGATTGCTGCGCTGATGCACAGAGACAAGGAGAAGCCTGACACCACTCCTAAAGGAG ATCTGAGCCAGGTGGAGATAACCCACGCATACCTGGCTAAACAGGCGGACGAGATTTCCCTGCAGCAGGCTGACGTCGTCCTGGTGTTGGGTGGAGAGGATG CTGTGGAGGAATTAAAATTTTTCATCAGTGCTAAATTAGAGGAGATGGGATCCCAAAAGAGAGACACTAGCTGCAtgaaaacaggaaggaaacaAACTGTATTAAGAaatatgaacaggaaaaaaaatcttgatataAAAAATAGAGGTACAGGGTTGCTGCGCTCCCATGCTCAGACGAACGGTTTACTCCAAGCAGCTGCCAGGAGTCGCAGAGCTGCAGCTCAGGTTTTCACACTGTAA